A genomic segment from Ptychodera flava strain L36383 chromosome 8, AS_Pfla_20210202, whole genome shotgun sequence encodes:
- the LOC139139448 gene encoding atrial natriuretic peptide receptor 2-like yields the protein MTTYISIIGHLEDVITTNIDQMLNEEADRALRRVAISLAVLSAILFTCPLMSAWYVMSVNRMTSAIKQYVMDLTKKTLALNIEKRRSKRLLYQMLPPSVAESLMRDKTVNAEYFESVTIFFSDIVGFTEMASRSTPLQIVDLLNALYTAFDDCIDKYDVYKVETIGDAYMVASGVPHVNGIRHAGEIATLSLDLLILIQDFRIPHFPDKRIQLRIGIHSGSCVAGVVGAKMPRYCLFGDSVNTASRMESTGKPLRIHVSIHTKYCLDLLGGFILDQRGVLDIKVRKGRMKTFWLTGKQQEETIITSGKSVVVGGNDPITVTDVLC from the exons ATGACTACTTACATCTCGATAATCGGTCACTTGGAAGATGTAATCACTACCAACATCGATCAGATGCTGAACGAGGAAGCTGATCGTGCCTTGCGAAGAGTTGCGATTAGCCTTGCGGTCCTGTCGGCAATCTTGTTCACGTGTCCGTTGATGAGCGCCTGGTACGTGATGTCTGTTAACCGTATGACAAGTGCTATAAAACAGTATGTCATGGACCTGACAAAGAAAACATTGGCGCTAAATATTGAGAAAAGGAGGTCTAAGAGGCTCCTCTACCAAATGTTGCCTCCTTCAGTCGCAGAGTCCTTGATGAGAGACAAGACGGTCAATGCTGAGTACTTTGAATCTGTGACTATATTCTTCAGCGATATCGTCGGTTTTACAGAAATGGCGAGCCGAAGTACACCCCTCCAG ATTGTTGACTTGCTGAACGCCCTCTACACTGCTTTCGATGACTGCATAGACAAATATGATGTTTACAAAGTTGAAACAATTGGTGACGCTTACATGGTGGCAAGCGGTGTACCTCACGTTAATGGAATCCGCCATGCTGGTGAGATAGCAACCCTATCTTTGGATTTACTAATATTAATTCAAGACTTCCGGATTCCTCACTTTCCGGATAAACGTATTCAACTAAGGATTGGGATTCATTCAG GTTCGTGCGTGGCTGGAGTGGTCGGCGCCAAAATGCCGCGATACTGTTTATTTGGCGATAGCGTAAACACCGCTTCCCGTATGGAATCAACAGGTAAAC cattGCGAATTCACGTAAGCATCCACACAAAATATTGCCTAGATCTCCTCGGTGGATTCATTCTCGATCAACGCGGGGTCTTGGATATCAAGGTTA GAAAAGGAAGGATGAAGACGTTCTGGTTGACCGGAAAACAGCAGGAGGAGACCATTATCACGAGTGGTAAATCGGTTGTCGTAGGGGGCAACGATCCCATCACAGTCACTGATGTTTTGTGCTAA